The DNA region CTGCCCGCAGCTGTCATGATCGGCGAAGGTCATCGGCAGCGGATGCCGCAGCGGACCGAAGAACCCGTGGCCGTGCCAGCCGTCGGGCGCCGCACCCCAGCTACGTGCTCCGGCGTCGTGAGTCTTGGCCAGCGCCGCTCCGAAGGCGCGCGCGGCGCCCTCGGTGGCGGCGACGGACTCGAGTCGGACCAGTGTCAGGCTGGTGTCGTCGTGCGCCACGACTTCGGCGCAACGCGCGCCGTGGGCATCCGAAAGCCAGTGCAGGCCAGCGGCTTCGCAGGCGAAGAAACCCGGCGGGGCGGCCAGGTTGCGTTTGGTGAAGGTCCGCACCCGTCGAGTATGCACGCCGACCGCCCGGTTTCGGTGTGAGAGAAATATCTGGCCCGCCGGGTCGACGCCGGTTAGCGTCGAGGTCATGGCTGAGCCCGACCTCCAACAGCTTGCCCGGTCGCTGTACCGACTCCGGATTCCGGGCGGCCCCGCTCACCTGCTCAACAGCTACCTTTGCGTCGACGACGACGGTGTCACGTTGGTCGATACCGGCTGGCCCGACAGCGCCGCACTCATTGCGGATGCCCTGCGCGCGTTGGGTAAACGGCGTCGCGACGTCGTCCGGATAGTTCTGACCCACTTCCACGAGGACCACTGCGGGTCAGCCGCCGAGATTGCGGACTGGTCCGAGGTGGAAGTGGTTGCCGGCGAGGGTGACGCGGCCTTTGTGCGCGGGGATGTCGCCGGTCCGTATCCGGTGCTGACCCGACTGGAGGAATCGATCCGTTCCGGCGATGAATGGTCGCTGCATGGACCGCCGTGTCGGGTTGACCGGGCGGTGCGCGACGGCGATGTCCTGGGCTTCGGCGGTGGTGCTCGCGTGCTGGAGGTCCCCGGTCACACGCCGGGCAGCATCGCGGTACACCTGCCCGCGCTCGACGCCGTACTCACCGGCGATGCAGTCGCCGAATTCCACGGTCAGGTGATTCTCGGCGTTTTCAACGTGGACCGACAGGCAGCCGCCGAATCGATGCGCCGGCTGGCCGCCACCGGGGCCCGCCGCGCTGGGTTCGGACACGGCGAGGCCGCACTCGAGGGTGCCGCCGAGCGGATGGCCCCAGCCGTCGACGTCTTCAGCGATGACACGGCAGCCGGATAAACCCGAGAGAAGAACGGGCCCCCGCGCGTGCGGGGGCCCGTCCTAGCGGCGGATCACTCGTCCGCTGTCGACTTCTTCTCGGCCTTCGGCTTCGGGGTCACCGCCTTCTTCAGCTTCTCGGTGGTGTCCTTGACCGACTTCTTGATGTTGTCACCGGCCTGCTTGACGCCGGCACGGACGTTACTGACCGCCTTCTTGGTGGCGGCCCGCCGCTCGGTTGCGTCGGCCTTCACCTTGGCGCGGAGTTCGCTCACCCCTTCTCGCAGCTCGCCGCCGCCGAAGATCGATCGTTTCGCGGTCTTCGCGACACCGGCATTCGGCTCGTCGTCGGCGGCGGTCAGCGCGAGCGGCGCTCCCTCGTCCGGCACCGGACCCTGGATGGCCGCACCCGCGCCCTCCACGGCGGCCGTGACTCCAGCACCAATCTGCCCGGCGGTCTGGATCACCGGGGCAACGACCTTGCCGACCGCGCGCTGTCGTTGCGCCAGGGCCTCCTGACTGCGATCGAAAGGCGACTCCGGCAGGTGCGGCCCGATGGCGGCCAGGGCTTGCGAGACGCCGTCACCGACGTCACGGCTGACGGTCGTGATCGCGTCACCCGGCACCCGAAGTAGCTGCGCAACCTCGGGGGCCACCTCCGCCTCGATGCCGATCTCGTTGAGTAGCTCGACAACGCGCACCAGCGTTCGCTCCAGGACGTCGGTCATCTCGTCGCCCACCCCCTTGCCGAGGACGGAGATCAGATCGCCGGGCAGGTACAGCGCAGTCTCGCGATCCAGCGTCTGGGTTCCGAACAGGGTCTGGACGTGGTGCTCGAGATGCGTCCGGTCATAGGTGATTTCACCGGTGACCGGGTCCACGTTGCGGACCACGTCGGCGTAGGCGATGTTCGTCAGGACCTTCAGCAGCGGCTCGATCGCGTCGGCACCCGGGGTGTTGATGTCCTCGCCCGTGACCAGACCGAAAAGCTGAGCCGGCAGCCGGAACGGGGCCAACAACGGCAACTGCGACTGGGTGAGCGTCGCGTAGATCGTGCCGTCGGGAGCCACGTAGGTCTTCACACCAATGGGCGGGTCCGCGGGATCGACAGCGCCGGAACCCAACTCGAGCAGACCGCCCAGCAGGTTGAAGACCAAGAGCGAAGACGCTGCGGAGTTGGCCCAGGCAACGGGATTAGCGGTCAGCGGGGCATCGGAGAGCAGATCGTACTCCCAGGTGGCGTCGGCCTTGATGGTGATGAGGATGGGCTGACCGTCCGCATTCTCCAGGGCGGCTATCAGCGTCTCCAAGGAGATGTCGTCGATCGGTTCGCCGCGAAGAAGCTTCGCGACCAATTCGGGATCAACGCCATCGGGCAGGACGTCCTGGCGATCCGGAGTGACGGGGTTGGTCCCGGTGATCTCCTGGTAGATCGGCGCGAACTGCGAGTACAGCCCGCCGCCGGGCCGGCCCGGATTCCGCAGCAGGATCAGCGACAGCAGTGTCGCGTCGATGACACCGCCGGGAGTTACCTCGAGGTCAGGCTGCGCCGTCGGATTGGGCATCGGAACTTGGTGGCCGATGCCAGGGATGTTCAGGGCATAAGCCGCTGTCGCCAGTTCGATGATGTTCGAGAATGTCTGGCTCTGCGTCGTCCGGCCGGTGGGGTCATTCGCGCCGACAATGACAATCTGCCTGGGCCCGGTGAGGGGGTCTCCCACCGTGACCGGGTCATACCCTTCGGGGGTTTGACCCTTGAAGTTGTCGACGAGGGCCTGGTATGCCTGTCCCGCAGCGATCGCCCCGTCGCCGTAGGCGATGAGGTTGACGTTCTGGAGATAAGCCGTCCAGTTGACCAGCGGCGCCAATGCTTGGGCCAAATCGCCGCCTCCCGCGACGTAGGCCACGATCGCCAGCGGATCGGCGCTGGTGAGGTCGGTGGGCGACACCCATTGGCCCCACGTCGTCGTCGTCCAGCCACCCGAAAAGAGCGGTATACCGAAAAGTCCTGTGCCAGTTCGGCTGTAACCGAACGACATGGTGCTCGGGTTGTACCAGGTCTGCCAGGCCGGGGCCGCCGCGTTCACCGGCGTTGCGCCCCAAGCGATCAGCGGGTTGTTGTCCTTGACGCCGACGACGGCATTGTTGATGGCCTTCGGATCGGACGGCAGCGTCGGTACCCCGCCAACCAGGTCGGCCGGCAACCACGACGGCAACCCGATCACGTAGGTTTCGCTCGCCACGGCGTTGGCGATCGGCGGCGCCAACCCCACCGACACCGCGGTCGCGACTGCCGCCCCGACCAGCACCGCCTTCTTGGTCTTGGTGCCGGCAATCCTGCGACGACGCGCTCGCGCGCCTTCATTCTTTGCTACTCGTACCGTGCGCATACAGCTCCCCCTACTGAACAGTGCATGGATACTGCACTCCTGGAGGGCTGCGGCGAGCGAGCTCGTCTCAGCCCTTTCTCAGGTTCAACTCAGAGTTATGTGGGCTGCGTGTTGTGCTGCGGTATAGATCGGTCCCGCCAGAAATACGGTCCCGCTGGGTGTTTACCCAAACCGGGTGATCACAAGCGACGGCTTCGACGGCAACCGCACCGGCTGGGTGCTCCAGCCGAACTTCTTAACCCCCGCCCCCCACCTCAGGTAACTCTCAGCTTCCCCTGGCCAACAAGCTACACGGAGATCGCGCCGCGCGCAGGCCATATCGAACCGTTGCTGAATGTACCCCCCGTTGCATAAACGGCCGCTGCGCAGCCGCCCCCGGGAAGTAAGTCGCCCCCTCCCGATCGGGAGGGGGCGACTGTCCGTTTTTTACTTGCACGCGCACGCCGCTAACGCGGCCTACTCATCTCCGCCGCGCACCTTCTTCTCGGCCTTCGGCTTCGGAGCCACCGCCTTCCTGACCTTCTCGGCGGTGTCCTTGACCGACTTCTTGATGTTGTCACCGGCCTTCTTGACATTGGCCTTGGCGTTGTCGCGGGCCTGCTTCACATTGGCGCGGACCTCGTCGCGGGCGTCCTTCAAATCGGCCCTGGTCTTGGTCAGCGAGTCCTGCAGACGCGTCTTGCCCACGGCGCCGGCGGATTCCGACGTTGCGGGTTGCTGCTCGGCCAGAGCCACCTCGGCATCGCTGTCTTCGCCCGATGCCGGTCCGCCCTGGACCTCATCGGTGGCGGTCGCCGGATCGACCACGTCCCCGTCGAGGTCCTTGACCGGCTTCACCTCCCGGTCCGTGTCGCGTTGAGCGGCGGCGAGTTGCGTCTGCCGGTCACCGTTGGAACGTTGCTGCAGCGCATCGGGTTCCACGGCGTCCACCGCACCGCCGAGCACCGTGCCCACACCCGCGCCGACCTTGGCGCTGACCTCCGTGATGACGCTGCCGAGCCGCGGCACGGTCTTCGTCCAGGCCTCCTTCAGCTCGGCGGGCAGCGCCACGTCGATCTCGCCGAGGAGCTTCTCGGCCCCGGCCAGGAACCGGCCGTTGATGTCGGTGATCTCGGCACCCAACCCGGCGCCGAGGATCGCGATGACGTCGCCGGCCAGTTGAGCGCGTTCGGCCGTCGTCATCGTCGGAGTGCCGAAAAGGGTCGGCACGTGCATCTGATCCAGCGTGCGGTCATAGGAGACGGTTCCGTCGGGATTCTCCACCCGTACCCAGTCGGTGTAGGCAACGTTGGTCAACGTCTTCAACAGCGGCTCCAGGGCATCGACGAGCGGGGTGTTGATGTCCTCGCCGGTCGCGGTCTCGATCGCCCCGGCCAACAGCCGGATGGGTGACAACAGCGGCAACTGACCGAGCGTGACGGTGCCGTAGATGGTGCCGTCATCGGCCACGTAGCTCTCGAAGTCCAAGTCACCGTCGTCGTAGGTGACCAGTGCGGAGGCCACGTTCACCGCCAGCAGCGCGGCCGCGGCAGAGTTGGCCCACGCCAACGGATTCGCAGTCACCGGAGCGTCGGACAGCAGGTCGTACTGCCACGTCAGGTCCGTCTTGATGGTGATCACCATGGGCTTGCCGTCGGCGTCCTCCAGCATCGCGACCAGGTTGCCGAGGTCATCGATCGTGATGTCCGGCGCGCCACCCTCGCCGAGCAGCAGCTTGGCGATGTCCAGACCCTCCAGCCCCGCCGGCAGGACATTCTGGCTGTCCGGAGACACCGGGTTGTTGCCGGTGAGTTCCTCGTAGATGGGCGCGAACCGGGCGTACAGACCACCGTTGGCACGCCCCGGATTACGCAGCAGCGCCAGGGTGAACAGGTGGATGTCGAGCACGCCGCCCGGGATCTCGCTGTAGGCCGGCCCGTCCGCGGGCAGGTCCGGGAACACCAGGTCGCCGGGCAGTGGGTAGGACGAGATGACCTCGTCCCAGCCCCCGTCACCGGTGGTGTGGTTGACCTCCCGCACCACCCGGTTGCCGTCCTCGTCGGTGGTGATGACGATGTAGCGACCATCGGTCTGCGGCGCCCCGGCCTTGATCTCGCCGGAGGTCACCGCGTCGATGAACTTCTGATACGCCAAGCCCGCCGCGATGGCTCCGTCGCCGTAGCCGATCAGGTTGGTGTTGTGGAAATAGGCGGTCCAGTTCAGCAGTGGGGCAAGGAATCCCATATCGCCGGACAGGTAGTACGCCAGATCCCGGGTGGTCAGCCCGGTCAGGGCACTCAAGCTCGACAGATCGAAGTCCCCGTTGAGCAGCGCGGCAAGATCCAGATCCTGCAGTCCGAAGATGTCGTCGGTCGGCGAGACCCACTGCCCGAACGTAGTGGTGGTCCACCCGCCGGGAATCCAGCCGTACGTGGGTTGATCTTCGGAGACCTGCTTCGGAATGCTGGGATCGACCAGCGCTGCGGCCCGGTCGTCCCAGCTCGCCCCGGGCAATCCGAACATCGTGCGGTTCAGGTTGTAATCGATGTCGCCGACGTCGATGGTCCCCATCTGATTCGTCAGCCAGTTCCAAGCGCCATCCCAGGCGGCGCCGCGGCCAGGCACCCACGACGGGAGTGGGTTGGCCGGCTTCTTCAGGCCCAATTCAGCGGGGTCGATCTGCACGGGATACGCGCCCTGGTA from Mycolicibacterium sp. MU0053 includes:
- a CDS encoding PE-PPE domain-containing protein encodes the protein MPANKEGARARRRRLGRTAAAKVALSGVAVLSAVAVSVAPFTAEAATYIVGAPDWLGVNNFENDANALYNAIVDDRKKPAATLIGWGTGGVALNPQWVQWYNPNLGGLNLGDIDLGDLSAADITALLGQLDLNELTNSDRDQYYTPREWGQIGTEPVLVDNPEYQQAFEDALAAVMQEDREAILVADTINVTISYTVAQPSWWNSGYSIPVLGSVSLASLLGRWDQQKIAGQSVGAPITTTVSIDNPFQGDPAALDDFLETGVYQGAYPVQIDPAELGLKKPANPLPSWVPGRGAAWDGAWNWLTNQMGTIDVGDIDYNLNRTMFGLPGASWDDRAAALVDPSIPKQVSEDQPTYGWIPGGWTTTTFGQWVSPTDDIFGLQDLDLAALLNGDFDLSSLSALTGLTTRDLAYYLSGDMGFLAPLLNWTAYFHNTNLIGYGDGAIAAGLAYQKFIDAVTSGEIKAGAPQTDGRYIVITTDEDGNRVVREVNHTTGDGGWDEVISSYPLPGDLVFPDLPADGPAYSEIPGGVLDIHLFTLALLRNPGRANGGLYARFAPIYEELTGNNPVSPDSQNVLPAGLEGLDIAKLLLGEGGAPDITIDDLGNLVAMLEDADGKPMVITIKTDLTWQYDLLSDAPVTANPLAWANSAAAALLAVNVASALVTYDDGDLDFESYVADDGTIYGTVTLGQLPLLSPIRLLAGAIETATGEDINTPLVDALEPLLKTLTNVAYTDWVRVENPDGTVSYDRTLDQMHVPTLFGTPTMTTAERAQLAGDVIAILGAGLGAEITDINGRFLAGAEKLLGEIDVALPAELKEAWTKTVPRLGSVITEVSAKVGAGVGTVLGGAVDAVEPDALQQRSNGDRQTQLAAAQRDTDREVKPVKDLDGDVVDPATATDEVQGGPASGEDSDAEVALAEQQPATSESAGAVGKTRLQDSLTKTRADLKDARDEVRANVKQARDNAKANVKKAGDNIKKSVKDTAEKVRKAVAPKPKAEKKVRGGDE
- a CDS encoding MBL fold metallo-hydrolase; protein product: MAEPDLQQLARSLYRLRIPGGPAHLLNSYLCVDDDGVTLVDTGWPDSAALIADALRALGKRRRDVVRIVLTHFHEDHCGSAAEIADWSEVEVVAGEGDAAFVRGDVAGPYPVLTRLEESIRSGDEWSLHGPPCRVDRAVRDGDVLGFGGGARVLEVPGHTPGSIAVHLPALDAVLTGDAVAEFHGQVILGVFNVDRQAAAESMRRLAATGARRAGFGHGEAALEGAAERMAPAVDVFSDDTAAG
- a CDS encoding PE-PPE domain-containing protein: MRTVRVAKNEGARARRRRIAGTKTKKAVLVGAAVATAVSVGLAPPIANAVASETYVIGLPSWLPADLVGGVPTLPSDPKAINNAVVGVKDNNPLIAWGATPVNAAAPAWQTWYNPSTMSFGYSRTGTGLFGIPLFSGGWTTTTWGQWVSPTDLTSADPLAIVAYVAGGGDLAQALAPLVNWTAYLQNVNLIAYGDGAIAAGQAYQALVDNFKGQTPEGYDPVTVGDPLTGPRQIVIVGANDPTGRTTQSQTFSNIIELATAAYALNIPGIGHQVPMPNPTAQPDLEVTPGGVIDATLLSLILLRNPGRPGGGLYSQFAPIYQEITGTNPVTPDRQDVLPDGVDPELVAKLLRGEPIDDISLETLIAALENADGQPILITIKADATWEYDLLSDAPLTANPVAWANSAASSLLVFNLLGGLLELGSGAVDPADPPIGVKTYVAPDGTIYATLTQSQLPLLAPFRLPAQLFGLVTGEDINTPGADAIEPLLKVLTNIAYADVVRNVDPVTGEITYDRTHLEHHVQTLFGTQTLDRETALYLPGDLISVLGKGVGDEMTDVLERTLVRVVELLNEIGIEAEVAPEVAQLLRVPGDAITTVSRDVGDGVSQALAAIGPHLPESPFDRSQEALAQRQRAVGKVVAPVIQTAGQIGAGVTAAVEGAGAAIQGPVPDEGAPLALTAADDEPNAGVAKTAKRSIFGGGELREGVSELRAKVKADATERRAATKKAVSNVRAGVKQAGDNIKKSVKDTTEKLKKAVTPKPKAEKKSTADE